Proteins co-encoded in one Capsicum annuum cultivar UCD-10X-F1 chromosome 9, UCD10Xv1.1, whole genome shotgun sequence genomic window:
- the LOC107848591 gene encoding putative pentatricopeptide repeat-containing protein At3g25060, mitochondrial encodes MRLKNLSLQELKPLLLGCKHSALISQIHAVMVSSGLFSHGNTSAQLISSYGKVGDLESAHKLFDKIPLRRVDSCNAMIIAYSKNELPIEVVNVYNQMVLEGVKPDSSTFTVALKACSILQDLEKGDEIWEKVVECGYKNDVFVGSSVLNLYAKCGKMDKAASVFEKMQRRDIVCWTTMITGFIQSGKEIEAVDMYRRMQKEGMVGDGVVMLGLMQASANIADTKLGSSVHGHMIRRALPMDVNMLTSLVNMYAKNGELETATHVFQKMPCKNTVTWSALISGYAQNGFAVNALQLLIQMQLLGFSPDGASLVSALLACSDVGSLRFGRSIHGYVARKVVMDQVLITALIDMYAKCGLIYCARALYDRISSKDLICWNTIIACYGIHGHGREALTLFQRMKDKIEPDHATFAALLSALSHSGLVEEGRRWFDIMVNEYKIKPSEKHYACSVDLLARAGEVEEAKDLIISMETKPGLAVWVALLSGCHKHKKFSIGELAANRVLELIPENAGTYILVANFFAAAKMWDKAAAVRKLMKKAGMTKVPGYSAVEVKGRLHAFLMDDTSHPQYEQIMGLLCNLEKEMKAMVYVPKTEFVLQNLEEDVKVKMLCNHSERLAIAFGLLNTTPGTRLLITKNLRVCGDCHEVTKFISVIVKREIIVRDVKRFHYFKDGTCSCGDYW; translated from the coding sequence ATGCGCTTAAAGAACTTGTCACTACAGGAACTCAAACCTCTCTTATTGGGATGTAAACATAGTGCATTGATTTCTCAAATCCACGCTGTTATGGTATCATCAGGACTATTTTCGCATGGAAATACCAGTGCCCAATTAATATCATCATATGGCAAAGTAGGTGATCTCGAATCTGCCCACAAATTGTTCGATAAAATTCCCCTAAGGAGAGTAGATTCTTGTAATGCAATGATCATTGCCTATTCAAAAAATGAGCTCCCTATTGAGGTTGTAAATGTTTATAATCAAATGGTTCTTGAAGGTGTCAAACCTGATAGCTCAACTTTTACTGTGGCACTTAAGGCGTGTTCGATATTGCAGGATTTGGAAAagggtgatgagatttgggaaaaGGTGGTTGAGTGTGGGTATAAAAATGATGTCTTTGTTGGGTCCTCTGTTTTGAACCTGTATGCAAAATGCGGAAAGATGGATAAAGCAGCATCTGTATTTGAGAAGATGCAGAGGAGGGATATTGTCTGTTGGACTACGATGATAACGGGTTTCATACAGAGTGGAAAAGAGATAGAGGCTGTGGATATGTATCGGAGGATGCAAAAGGAAGGCATGGTCGGTGATGGTGTTGTTATGTTAGGTTTGATGCAGGCTTCTGCTAATATCGCAGACACAAAATTGGGTTCATCAGTTCATGGCCATATGATCCGGAGAGCCCTTCCTATGGATGTCAATATGCTGACTAGTCTTGTTAATATGTATGCCAAGAATGGAGAGTTGGAGACAGCTACTCATGTATTCCAAAAAATGCCCTGTAAGAATACTGTTACTTGGAGTGCTTTGATTTCTGGCTATGCTCAAAATGGCTTTGCTGTTAATGCTCTTCAGCTGTTAATACAGATGCAACTGTTAGGATTCTCTCCTGATGGAGCTTCACTTGTAAGTGCACTTCTAGCATGTTCTGACGTTGGCTCTTTAAGATTCGGTAGATCAATCCATGGTTATGTTGCCAGGAAAGTCGTTATGGACCAAGTTTTAATTACTGCATTGATTGATATGTACGCTAAATGTGGGCTTATTTATTGCGCCCGTGCCCTTTACGACCGCATCAGTTCTAAGGACTTGATATGTTGGAATACTATTATAGCATGCTATGGGATCCATGGGCATGGAAGAGAGGCGCTTACCCTTTTTCAGCGGATGAAGGACAAGATAGAACCAGATCATGCGACTTTTGCTGCTCTCCTTTCAGCTTTGAGTCACTCGGGATTAGTGGAGGAAGGCCGGCGTTGGTTTGACATCATGGTTAATGAATACAAAATTAAACCTTCTGAGAAGCATTATGCTTGTTCAGTTGATCTTTTGGCTCGAGCTGGTGAAGTTGAAGAAGCTAAAGATCTCATCATTTCTATGGAAACTAAACCTGGGCTTGCTGTTTGGGTTGCCCTTCTATCTGGTTGCCACAAGCATAAGAAATTTTCCATTGGAGAATTGGCAGCAAACAGGGTACTTGAATTAATTCCAGAGAACGCAGGTACTTACATATTAGTAGCAAATTTCTTTGCAGCAGCAAAAATGTGGGACAAAGCAGCTGCTGTGAGGAAGCTTATGAAAAAGGCAGGGATGACAAAAGTTCCTGGCTACAGTGCTGTAGAGGTAAAAGGGAGACTCCATGCTTTTCTTATGGATGATACAAGTCACCCTCAATATGAACAGATAATGGGACTTCTATGCAATCTGGAGAAAGAGATGAAAGCTATGGTCTATGTCCCAAAGACTGAGTTTGTTCTGCAGAATCTTGAAGAAGATGTCAAAGTGAAAATGTTGTGTAATCATAGTGAAAGACTTGCCATTGCTTTTGGGCTCTTAAACACCACACCAGGAACCAGATTGCTTATCACAAAGAACCTGAGGGTCTGTGGTGACTGCCATGAAGTAACAAAGTTTATCTCTGTAATAGTAAAAAGAGAGATTATTGTAAGGGATGTTAAACGATTTCATTACTTTAAGGATGGAACATGTTCCTGTGGTGACTACTGGTGA